The following are from one region of the Stigmatella ashevillena genome:
- the guaA gene encoding glutamine-hydrolyzing GMP synthase — translation MDIHAEKILILDFGSQYTQLIARRVRELGVYCEIHRPDLPAEQIRRFAPRGIILSGGPASVETEGSPRCDPFVFDAGVPVLGICYGLQLLAKLLGGKLDRSAHREYGNAEMEVLTARGPLGEFHPGERVKVWMSHGDRVDALPPGFEAIGRSGNSPFAAAAHTTKPFYGLQFHPEVVHTPQGKAMLRAFLFTDCKVSGTWTMKGFIQEAEEAIRRQVGAEGRVICGLSGGVDSSVAALLLHRAIGPRLQCIFVDNGLLRQDERAQVEALFVDRFHVPLKTVDARERFLQKLAGVTDPEKKRKTIGREFIAVFEEAAREVQDAGFLAQGTLYPDVIESVSYKGPSVTIKSHHNVGGLPEQMKLKLVEPLRELFKDEVRVLGRELGLPEEMVNRQPFPGPGLAIRVLGEVTEPRLALVRRADAIVQEEIRTAGLYTELWQAFAVLLPVQSVGVMGDERTYESTCVLRAVTSVDGMTADWARLPYPVLERISTRITNEVRGINRVVLDISSKPPATIEWE, via the coding sequence GTGGACATCCACGCCGAGAAGATCCTCATTCTCGACTTTGGCAGTCAGTACACCCAGCTCATCGCCCGGCGCGTCCGGGAGTTGGGCGTCTACTGTGAAATTCACCGGCCGGACCTCCCGGCCGAGCAGATTCGCCGCTTCGCCCCCCGGGGCATCATCCTCTCGGGGGGCCCCGCCTCCGTGGAAACCGAGGGTTCGCCCCGCTGCGACCCCTTCGTCTTCGACGCGGGGGTGCCGGTGCTCGGCATCTGCTATGGCCTTCAACTGCTGGCCAAGCTGCTCGGGGGCAAGCTGGACCGGTCCGCGCACCGGGAGTACGGCAACGCCGAGATGGAGGTGCTGACGGCCCGGGGCCCCCTGGGCGAGTTCCACCCCGGCGAGCGGGTGAAGGTGTGGATGAGCCACGGAGACCGGGTGGACGCGCTGCCGCCCGGCTTCGAGGCCATTGGCCGCAGTGGCAATTCGCCCTTCGCGGCGGCGGCCCACACCACCAAGCCCTTCTACGGGCTCCAGTTCCACCCCGAGGTGGTGCACACCCCCCAGGGCAAGGCCATGCTGCGGGCGTTCCTGTTCACCGACTGCAAGGTGAGCGGCACCTGGACGATGAAGGGCTTCATCCAGGAGGCCGAGGAGGCCATCCGGCGGCAGGTGGGCGCCGAGGGGCGGGTCATCTGCGGGCTGTCCGGCGGGGTGGACAGCTCGGTGGCGGCGCTGCTCTTGCACCGGGCCATCGGCCCCCGGCTCCAGTGCATCTTCGTGGACAACGGGCTCTTGCGGCAGGACGAGCGGGCGCAGGTGGAGGCGCTCTTCGTGGACCGCTTCCACGTGCCGCTCAAGACGGTGGATGCGCGGGAGCGCTTCCTCCAGAAGCTCGCCGGGGTGACGGACCCAGAGAAGAAGCGCAAGACGATTGGCCGCGAGTTCATCGCGGTGTTCGAGGAGGCGGCGCGCGAAGTGCAGGATGCGGGGTTCCTGGCCCAGGGCACGCTCTACCCGGACGTCATCGAATCGGTCTCGTACAAGGGCCCCTCGGTCACCATCAAGAGCCACCACAACGTGGGCGGCCTGCCCGAGCAGATGAAGCTCAAGCTGGTGGAGCCGCTGCGCGAGCTGTTCAAGGACGAGGTGCGCGTGCTCGGCCGCGAGCTGGGGCTGCCCGAGGAGATGGTGAACCGGCAGCCGTTCCCCGGGCCGGGCCTGGCCATCCGCGTGCTCGGCGAGGTGACGGAACCCAGGCTGGCGCTGGTGCGCCGCGCGGACGCCATCGTCCAGGAGGAGATCCGGACCGCGGGGCTCTACACGGAGCTGTGGCAGGCGTTCGCGGTGCTGCTGCCCGTGCAGAGCGTGGGGGTGATGGGGGACGAGCGCACCTACGAGTCCACCTGCGTGCTGCGCGCGGTGACGAGCGTGGATGGGATGACGGCGGACTGGGCGCGGCTGCCGTACCCGGTGCTGGAGCGCATCTCCACGCGCATCACCAACGAGGTGCGGGGCATCAACCGCGTCGTGCTCGACATCTCGTCGAAGCCTCCGGCCACCATCGAGTGGGAGTAG
- the guaB gene encoding IMP dehydrogenase produces the protein MLPTDVRLALTFDDVLLLPAESSVVPRDVELSTRLTRQLRLHIPLLSAAMDTVTESRSAIAMAQEGGIGVIHKNMTPEQQALEVLKVKKFESGMVVDPVTIEPGAPLARALELMRHHGVSGVPVTQGRRLVGIVTSRDVRFETNLTQKVEQVMTRKLITGREGITQPEAQALLHQHRIEKLLIVNEEFELKGLITIKDIEKRRTHPNAAKDAKGRLLCAAAVGVSADREARIDALVKAGVDVIVVDTAHGHSRFVIDGVRDTRKNFKGFELIAGNVATAEGTRALIEAGVDAVKVGIGPGSICTTRVVAGVGVPQITAVDDCAREANKHDIPIISDGGIKYSGDIVKALAAGASSVMIGSLFAGTEESPGDVILYQGRSYKSYRGMGSLGAMKQGAKDRYFQQDVDAVKLVPEGIEGRVPYKGTLSMNVHQMLGGIRSGMGYVGCGTIEELRHKAQFIRITSAGLKESHVHDVIITEEAPNYRVE, from the coding sequence ATGCTGCCCACCGATGTCCGGCTCGCGCTCACCTTTGATGACGTTCTGCTGCTGCCGGCCGAGAGCTCGGTTGTTCCCCGGGATGTGGAGCTGTCCACCCGGCTGACGCGCCAGCTGCGGCTGCACATTCCGCTGCTGTCGGCGGCGATGGACACCGTCACCGAGTCCCGCTCGGCCATCGCAATGGCCCAAGAGGGCGGCATCGGCGTCATCCACAAGAACATGACCCCCGAGCAACAGGCGCTCGAGGTGCTCAAGGTGAAGAAGTTCGAGAGCGGCATGGTGGTGGACCCGGTCACCATCGAGCCCGGGGCCCCGCTGGCGCGCGCGCTGGAGCTGATGCGCCACCACGGCGTGTCCGGCGTCCCCGTCACCCAGGGCCGGCGCCTGGTGGGCATCGTCACCAGCCGCGATGTGCGCTTCGAGACGAACCTGACGCAGAAGGTGGAGCAGGTAATGACGCGCAAGCTCATCACCGGGCGCGAGGGCATCACCCAACCCGAGGCCCAGGCGCTCCTGCACCAGCACCGCATCGAGAAGCTGCTCATCGTCAACGAGGAGTTCGAGCTCAAGGGGCTCATCACCATCAAGGACATCGAGAAGCGGCGCACGCACCCGAACGCCGCCAAGGATGCCAAGGGGCGCCTGCTGTGCGCCGCCGCGGTGGGCGTCTCCGCGGACCGGGAGGCCCGCATCGACGCGCTGGTGAAGGCTGGCGTGGACGTCATCGTCGTGGACACGGCGCACGGCCACTCGCGCTTTGTCATCGACGGGGTGCGCGACACGCGCAAGAACTTCAAGGGCTTCGAGCTCATCGCCGGCAACGTGGCCACCGCCGAGGGCACCCGGGCGCTCATCGAGGCGGGCGTGGACGCGGTGAAGGTGGGCATTGGCCCCGGCTCCATCTGCACCACCCGCGTGGTGGCAGGGGTGGGCGTGCCGCAGATCACCGCCGTGGACGACTGCGCCCGCGAGGCGAACAAGCACGACATCCCCATCATCTCCGACGGGGGCATCAAGTACTCGGGCGACATCGTCAAGGCCCTGGCCGCGGGGGCCAGCTCCGTGATGATCGGCTCGCTGTTCGCGGGGACCGAGGAGTCTCCCGGCGACGTGATCCTCTACCAGGGCCGCAGCTACAAGAGCTACCGGGGCATGGGCTCACTGGGGGCCATGAAGCAGGGCGCCAAGGACCGCTACTTCCAGCAGGACGTGGACGCGGTGAAGCTGGTGCCCGAGGGCATCGAGGGACGCGTGCCCTACAAGGGCACCCTGTCCATGAACGTCCACCAGATGCTGGGCGGCATCCGCAGCGGCATGGGCTACGTGGGCTGCGGCACCATCGAGGAGCTGCGCCACAAGGCCCAGTTCATCCGCATCACCTCGGCAGGGCTCAAGGAGAGCCACGTGCACGACGTCATCATCACCGAGGAAGCGCCCAACTACCGGGTGGAGTAG
- a CDS encoding TIGR02266 family protein — MSESKQEGPVGLVVKLPFATSEEFVAKYSANVTWGGIYLRSKAVKLPGTLITLDLRLTSGARIIYASAVVHFVTGQKGSGVPGMGLRFLTLDPETKRFLEGALADRPDARSRVPPLPPGVGTPEYTSHPSHPPLPKPPAPPHTLTSGPVELTAPAFEPPVGEPLREGPIIGIDLGTTNSCAAYVRNGKPEVLKSREGHNTVPSLLALNVRGKFVVGHPAKGQLLTHPKQTVYGTKRLVGRAFDSPIVQHIRDRLAYEIARGQDGEAAVKLGNRVYSLQQISALILREVREIAQNQIGQPVSRAVITVPAYYNDNQRQAVREAGRLAGLCVERILNEPTAAALAYGHGRKLRQRILVYDLGGGTFDASVLELHGNVYEVISTGGDTFLGGIDFDNAIVEYLLEEFQKKTGKVFQGDRVSMQRLHDAAERAKCALSERLDSRIHVAFVTMIDDTAYDLDVTLTRQKLIALTETLVDRTLEVCGEVLRAKGLTVQDIEEVVLVGGQSRFPRVHEKISAFFGKGPSKGVHPDEAVALGAALLASSLGQQEGVVLIDVLPMAIGVGLPGGRFKSVLDRNAELPALKSYLLSTSRDDQTEIEMTIFQGDSDRVVENEYLGTLKLSGLPMLPRGQLQVAITFEVNEESLLKVTAKETVTGQRVTSTFSTRDTPEAVKARLALQETFQDEASSSQDTPSLPLKRQGVVGWLKGLFARP, encoded by the coding sequence TTGTCGGAATCGAAGCAAGAGGGGCCGGTGGGGTTGGTGGTCAAACTGCCCTTCGCCACCTCGGAAGAGTTCGTCGCGAAGTACAGCGCCAACGTCACCTGGGGCGGCATCTACCTGCGCTCCAAGGCGGTCAAACTCCCGGGAACCCTTATTACCCTGGATCTTCGGCTGACCTCGGGGGCCCGCATCATCTATGCGTCCGCCGTGGTGCACTTCGTCACGGGCCAGAAGGGCTCGGGCGTGCCCGGCATGGGGCTGCGGTTCCTGACGTTGGATCCCGAGACGAAGCGCTTCCTGGAGGGCGCGCTCGCCGACCGTCCGGATGCCCGGTCCCGCGTGCCCCCACTGCCTCCGGGGGTGGGCACCCCGGAGTACACGTCCCATCCGTCCCACCCTCCTCTGCCCAAGCCCCCCGCCCCGCCGCACACGCTGACGTCTGGGCCGGTGGAGCTCACCGCCCCGGCCTTCGAGCCGCCCGTGGGAGAGCCCCTGCGCGAGGGGCCCATCATCGGCATCGATCTGGGGACGACCAACTCGTGCGCCGCCTACGTGCGCAACGGCAAGCCCGAGGTGCTCAAGAGCCGCGAGGGTCACAACACCGTGCCCTCGCTGCTGGCCTTGAACGTGCGCGGCAAGTTCGTGGTGGGCCATCCCGCCAAGGGCCAGCTGCTCACCCATCCGAAGCAGACGGTGTACGGCACCAAGCGGCTGGTGGGGCGCGCGTTCGACTCGCCCATCGTCCAGCACATCCGGGACCGGCTGGCCTACGAGATCGCCCGGGGGCAGGACGGCGAGGCGGCGGTGAAGCTGGGCAACCGCGTCTACTCGTTGCAGCAGATCTCCGCGCTCATCCTCCGGGAGGTTCGGGAGATCGCCCAGAACCAGATCGGCCAGCCCGTCTCGCGCGCCGTCATCACCGTGCCGGCCTACTACAACGACAACCAGCGCCAGGCGGTGCGGGAGGCGGGTCGGCTGGCGGGGCTGTGCGTGGAGCGCATCCTCAACGAGCCCACCGCGGCGGCGCTCGCCTACGGCCATGGGCGCAAGCTGCGCCAGCGCATCCTCGTCTATGACTTGGGCGGCGGCACCTTCGATGCGTCCGTGCTGGAGCTGCACGGCAACGTCTACGAGGTGATCTCCACCGGAGGCGACACCTTCCTGGGGGGCATCGACTTCGACAACGCTATCGTCGAGTACCTGCTGGAGGAGTTCCAGAAGAAGACGGGCAAGGTGTTCCAGGGGGACCGGGTGTCCATGCAGCGGCTCCACGATGCGGCGGAGCGGGCCAAGTGCGCGCTCTCGGAGCGCCTGGACAGCCGCATCCACGTGGCGTTCGTGACGATGATCGACGACACGGCGTACGACTTGGACGTCACGCTGACGCGGCAGAAGCTCATCGCGCTGACGGAGACGCTGGTGGATCGCACCCTGGAGGTCTGCGGCGAGGTGCTCCGCGCCAAGGGGCTCACCGTCCAAGACATCGAAGAGGTGGTGTTGGTGGGCGGCCAGAGCCGCTTCCCGCGGGTGCACGAGAAGATCTCGGCGTTCTTCGGCAAGGGGCCCAGCAAGGGGGTCCACCCGGACGAGGCGGTGGCCCTGGGCGCGGCGCTGCTGGCGAGCAGCCTGGGGCAGCAGGAAGGCGTGGTGCTCATTGACGTGCTGCCCATGGCCATTGGCGTGGGACTGCCGGGCGGGCGCTTCAAGTCCGTGCTGGATCGCAACGCGGAGCTGCCGGCGCTCAAGAGTTACCTCCTCAGCACCAGCCGCGACGATCAGACCGAGATCGAGATGACCATCTTTCAGGGGGACTCGGACCGGGTGGTGGAGAACGAGTACCTGGGCACGCTGAAGCTGAGCGGCCTGCCGATGCTGCCGCGAGGCCAGCTCCAGGTGGCGATCACCTTCGAGGTGAACGAGGAGTCGCTCCTGAAGGTGACGGCCAAGGAGACGGTGACGGGCCAGCGCGTCACCAGCACCTTCTCCACCCGGGACACGCCCGAGGCGGTGAAAGCCCGCCTGGCCTTGCAGGAGACCTTCCAGGACGAGGCGTCCTCTTCCCAGGACACCCCTTCCCTGCCCTTGAAGCGGCAGGGGGTGGTGGGGTGGCTCAAGGGGCTCTTCGCGCGCCCGTGA
- a CDS encoding DedA family protein, with the protein MQELLTNLLGNTQGFLAYAAVFGILVACGLGVPLPEDISLILGGFLAHKGAASLPVMMAVGFAGILAGDSLIFYAGRRLGANVGRTQGGFFARLITPEKRAKVEGLFAIHGQKIVMIARFMPGVRAVTYFTAGSVGMSYWRFIFWDGLAALLSAPVFVWLGFHFGSELDFVIGKFKEGQYVALAVLAVGGVGFFLWRKRKAKAAALPVPAAPPAVAQNTLVRLSSEGAVSSSSTTPFLDAAEKQAGVLSRAPELQK; encoded by the coding sequence GTGCAAGAGCTCCTCACCAATCTGCTGGGCAACACTCAGGGCTTCCTGGCCTACGCGGCCGTATTCGGCATCCTCGTGGCCTGTGGGCTGGGGGTACCGCTGCCGGAGGACATCTCCCTCATCCTCGGAGGCTTCCTGGCGCACAAAGGCGCGGCGAGCCTCCCGGTGATGATGGCCGTGGGCTTTGCCGGCATCCTCGCCGGGGACAGCCTCATCTTCTATGCGGGCCGCCGGCTGGGCGCGAACGTGGGCCGCACGCAGGGGGGCTTCTTCGCCCGCCTCATCACCCCCGAGAAGCGCGCCAAGGTGGAGGGGCTGTTCGCCATCCACGGCCAGAAGATCGTGATGATCGCCCGCTTCATGCCGGGCGTGCGCGCGGTGACGTACTTCACCGCGGGCTCGGTGGGCATGTCCTACTGGCGCTTCATCTTCTGGGATGGTCTGGCCGCCCTGCTGTCCGCGCCCGTCTTCGTCTGGCTGGGCTTCCACTTCGGCAGCGAGCTGGACTTCGTGATCGGCAAGTTCAAGGAGGGGCAGTACGTGGCGCTCGCCGTCCTGGCGGTGGGCGGCGTGGGGTTCTTCCTCTGGCGCAAGCGCAAGGCGAAGGCGGCGGCGTTACCGGTTCCGGCAGCCCCCCCGGCCGTGGCGCAGAACACCCTGGTGCGCCTCTCCTCGGAGGGCGCGGTGTCTTCGTCCAGCACCACCCCGTTCCTGGATGCCGCCGAGAAGCAGGCCGGCGTCCTGTCGCGGGCCCCTGAGCTGCAGAAGTAG
- a CDS encoding Crp/Fnr family transcriptional regulator — protein MALVVPENVLKACPIFKGFTDTGIAIFASIAVPRAFPKGSQLFVEGKMGESLIIVGEGTVRLSAKSPSGEEISLGDVGAGEPLGELALVQKGERLCSATAMTDVAALEIRHADFQKLLIQKPQACVKLLMGIVAFFGQKARDNRDMLRTLVGKAPAA, from the coding sequence ATGGCCCTCGTGGTGCCCGAGAACGTGCTGAAGGCGTGCCCCATCTTCAAGGGGTTCACCGATACTGGCATCGCGATCTTCGCCAGCATCGCCGTTCCGCGCGCCTTCCCCAAGGGCTCGCAGCTCTTCGTGGAAGGCAAGATGGGCGAGTCGCTCATCATCGTCGGCGAGGGCACGGTCCGGCTCAGCGCCAAGAGCCCCTCGGGAGAGGAGATCTCGCTCGGGGACGTGGGCGCCGGTGAGCCGCTGGGAGAGCTCGCGCTCGTCCAGAAGGGCGAGCGGCTCTGCAGCGCCACCGCCATGACGGACGTCGCCGCGCTGGAGATCCGCCACGCGGACTTTCAGAAGCTCCTCATCCAGAAGCCCCAGGCCTGCGTGAAGCTGCTGATGGGCATCGTCGCGTTCTTCGGCCAGAAGGCCCGAGACAACCGGGACATGCTCCGCACGCTCGTTGGAAAGGCCCCTGCCGCCTGA
- the miaB gene encoding tRNA (N6-isopentenyl adenosine(37)-C2)-methylthiotransferase MiaB has product MKRYFIHTFGCQMNVNDSLRMSEALAQIAYTPTPTPDNADLIILNTCAIREKAEDKMLSALGRYRPVKVSRGALIGVGGCVAQQEKDRLLKKVPYVDFVFGPDNIGKLPEIITRVTQERERVVETAFVDSEEYVFPRADPETSRGKVTEFVTVMKGCDNVCSFCVVPHTRGREVSRAFPEVLTEVADLARVGLREVTLIGQNVNSYRGGISFAQLLLRTAEVPGIERVRFTTSHPHDLSDELIDAFRTQPKIAPHFHLPVQCGSDRILKMMRRDYTVVQYLERLEKLRAARPGIAVTTDIIVGFPGETEEDFEMTMQLTEQVRYESQFSFIFSPRPKTGAALREKDWGSVPHEVKIARLERLQKVQRKICGEIAVSQVGLEVEVLVEGHSKYDAGKRFGRSPENRTVNFDGDAPAGALVKVLVERATPNHLMGKQLSVVMSPTVTLPASEALPPGMVPPERFPLVEA; this is encoded by the coding sequence ATGAAGCGATACTTCATCCATACCTTCGGCTGTCAGATGAACGTCAATGACTCGCTTCGAATGAGCGAGGCGTTGGCGCAGATCGCGTACACCCCGACGCCGACACCGGACAACGCGGACCTCATCATCCTCAACACCTGCGCCATCCGCGAGAAGGCCGAGGACAAGATGCTGTCGGCCCTGGGCCGCTACCGGCCGGTGAAGGTCAGCCGCGGGGCGCTCATCGGCGTGGGCGGCTGCGTGGCCCAGCAGGAGAAGGACCGGCTGCTCAAGAAGGTGCCCTACGTGGACTTCGTCTTCGGGCCGGACAACATCGGCAAGCTGCCGGAGATCATCACCCGCGTGACGCAGGAGCGCGAGCGGGTGGTGGAGACGGCCTTCGTGGACTCCGAGGAGTATGTCTTCCCGCGCGCCGATCCGGAGACGTCCCGGGGCAAGGTGACCGAGTTCGTCACCGTGATGAAGGGCTGCGACAACGTCTGCTCCTTCTGCGTGGTGCCGCACACGCGCGGCCGTGAGGTCAGCCGCGCCTTCCCGGAGGTGCTCACCGAGGTGGCGGATCTGGCGCGCGTGGGGCTGCGCGAGGTGACGCTCATCGGCCAGAACGTCAACTCGTACCGGGGCGGCATCAGCTTCGCCCAGCTCCTGCTGCGCACCGCCGAGGTGCCCGGCATCGAGCGCGTCCGCTTCACCACCAGCCACCCGCACGATCTGTCCGACGAGCTGATCGACGCGTTCCGCACCCAGCCCAAGATCGCCCCGCACTTCCACCTGCCGGTGCAGTGTGGCTCGGACCGCATCCTGAAGATGATGCGCCGCGACTATACGGTGGTGCAGTACCTGGAGCGGCTGGAGAAGCTGCGCGCCGCGCGGCCCGGCATCGCCGTCACCACCGACATCATCGTGGGCTTCCCCGGAGAGACCGAGGAAGACTTCGAGATGACGATGCAGCTCACCGAGCAGGTGCGCTACGAGAGCCAGTTCTCCTTCATCTTCAGCCCCCGCCCCAAGACGGGCGCCGCCTTGCGCGAGAAGGACTGGGGCTCCGTGCCGCACGAGGTGAAGATCGCCCGGCTGGAGCGGCTCCAGAAGGTGCAGCGAAAAATCTGTGGGGAGATCGCCGTCAGCCAGGTGGGGCTCGAGGTGGAGGTGCTGGTGGAGGGCCACTCCAAGTATGACGCCGGCAAGCGCTTCGGACGCTCCCCGGAGAACCGCACGGTGAACTTCGATGGGGATGCCCCCGCCGGCGCACTCGTGAAGGTGCTCGTCGAGCGCGCCACCCCCAACCACCTCATGGGCAAACAGCTCTCGGTGGTCATGTCACCCACGGTGACACTGCCCGCCAGCGAGGCCCTGCCTCCCGGGATGGTTCCGCCCGAACGATTCCCCCTCGTCGAAGCGTAG
- a CDS encoding vWA domain-containing protein yields the protein MDARIVEFAEVLRQNGVRVSTSEVQDALRAASEVGLKERAVFRAVLRTTLVKRELDVDVFNRAFDFYFSGAAKTFEAIDKSLFLQLQEEGYLQGDELQMVLYQMNLLFPEMSPLAQAILEGDRAKLARIFRSATLQLDLSRMESGLQSGFFARRLLAGAGMEKARSDLMALEGELSARGLSVEGVEIVSRHVAGAMRKIEEAARQEVKRQGEARIRSRGDSAQDKPLHLLTQAEVDQMQSAVRSLAEKLKSRLIRKQRSHRRGALNVRRTLRRNLPWGGVPMVPLFRSRRPERPEVVVLCDVSDSVRTAARMMLLFTYTLQELFVRVRSFVFVSDVGEVTQYFKDLDVDQAIDLATAGKTVSLSSNSNYGRALAEFTRDHLGSITRRTTVMVIGDGRNNYNPANVWALKDLKRKAKRLLWICPEPRGNWGVGDSEMFTYEKHCHQAVVVNSVSELARIADQLVPS from the coding sequence ATGGACGCCCGTATCGTCGAGTTCGCCGAGGTGCTGCGCCAGAACGGCGTGCGCGTGAGCACCTCCGAGGTGCAGGACGCCCTGCGGGCCGCCTCGGAGGTGGGCCTGAAGGAGCGCGCCGTCTTCCGCGCCGTGCTGCGCACCACGCTCGTCAAGCGCGAGCTGGACGTGGACGTCTTCAACCGGGCCTTCGACTTCTACTTCTCGGGCGCGGCCAAGACGTTCGAGGCCATCGACAAGTCCCTCTTCCTGCAACTCCAGGAGGAGGGCTACCTCCAGGGCGATGAGCTTCAGATGGTGCTCTACCAGATGAACCTGCTCTTCCCGGAGATGTCACCGCTGGCCCAGGCCATCCTGGAGGGGGACCGGGCGAAGCTGGCGCGCATCTTCCGGTCCGCCACGCTCCAGTTGGACCTGTCCCGCATGGAGAGCGGCCTCCAATCGGGCTTCTTCGCCCGGCGTCTGCTGGCGGGGGCGGGGATGGAGAAGGCCCGCTCGGACCTGATGGCGCTGGAGGGCGAGTTGAGCGCGCGGGGCCTGTCCGTCGAGGGCGTGGAGATCGTCTCCCGCCATGTCGCCGGGGCGATGCGGAAGATCGAAGAGGCCGCGCGCCAGGAGGTGAAGCGCCAGGGCGAGGCCCGGATCCGCTCACGGGGGGACTCGGCGCAGGACAAGCCGCTGCACCTGCTCACCCAGGCCGAGGTGGACCAGATGCAGTCCGCCGTGCGCTCCCTGGCCGAGAAGCTCAAGAGCCGGCTCATCCGCAAGCAGCGCTCCCACCGCCGGGGGGCGCTCAACGTGCGCCGCACGCTGCGCCGCAACCTGCCCTGGGGCGGCGTGCCCATGGTGCCCCTGTTCCGCTCCCGCCGCCCCGAGCGCCCCGAGGTGGTGGTGCTCTGCGATGTCTCGGACTCGGTGCGCACCGCGGCCCGGATGATGCTGCTCTTCACCTACACGCTGCAGGAGCTGTTCGTGCGGGTGCGCTCCTTCGTCTTCGTCTCGGACGTGGGCGAGGTGACCCAGTACTTCAAGGATCTGGACGTGGACCAGGCCATCGATCTGGCCACCGCGGGCAAGACCGTCTCCCTGAGCAGCAACTCCAATTACGGCCGGGCGCTCGCGGAGTTCACGAGGGATCACCTGGGCAGCATCACCCGGCGCACCACGGTGATGGTCATCGGCGATGGCCGCAACAACTACAACCCCGCCAACGTCTGGGCGCTGAAGGACTTGAAGCGCAAGGCCAAGCGTCTGCTGTGGATCTGCCCCGAGCCCCGGGGCAATTGGGGCGTCGGCGACAGCGAGATGTTCACCTATGAGAAGCACTGCCACCAGGCGGTGGTGGTCAATTCCGTGAGCGAGCTGGCCCGCATCGCCGACCAGCTCGTTCCCTCCTGA
- a CDS encoding class I SAM-dependent RNA methyltransferase — translation MQPLPDTPIELTIERLGQLGEGVASWQGRTVFIPGAFPGDVVRVHLEQQGRVLRGLLRQVLSDGADRRPSPCPLSTDCGGCDWLELAEPAQRAAKQEIVLSTLEHLGHLPRSQFTVRPLLVAPRDFGYRRRSVLHFAKGALAYFGRRSHERVPVSVCGALTPALTALPGKLAPLLKPLSKDAEEVHLLAEGEKAAFAVMLTGQVATRHVEAAEAAVRALRLEGAVLVPKEGSPRLLGKPALRSLSPLRPEVPLYLRPDAFAQAHAEANVGLVTSAVYELASRETDSVLELYSGNGNFTFPLAATAASVLGVESSPVGVELAQRSAREGGVTHVRFIQGDARRVVQGLIGEGRTFDLCLADPPRTGAPGLALQVSLLGVKRVVYVACDPASLARDAAGLVAAGYRPVALQVVDMFPQTHHVEAVMSFER, via the coding sequence ATGCAGCCCCTGCCAGACACCCCCATCGAGCTGACCATCGAGCGCCTCGGGCAACTGGGCGAAGGCGTGGCTTCCTGGCAGGGCCGCACCGTCTTCATTCCGGGCGCGTTCCCGGGGGATGTGGTGCGCGTCCACCTGGAGCAGCAGGGCAGGGTGCTCCGGGGGCTCCTGCGTCAGGTGCTCTCGGATGGAGCCGACCGGCGCCCCTCGCCCTGTCCGCTGAGCACGGACTGCGGTGGGTGTGACTGGTTGGAGCTGGCCGAGCCCGCCCAGCGCGCCGCGAAGCAGGAGATCGTCCTGTCCACCTTGGAGCACCTGGGCCACCTGCCCAGAAGCCAATTCACGGTGCGCCCCCTGCTCGTCGCCCCCCGGGACTTCGGGTACCGGCGGCGCTCGGTGCTGCACTTCGCCAAGGGCGCCCTGGCGTACTTCGGGAGGCGGAGCCATGAGCGGGTGCCCGTCTCCGTGTGTGGCGCCCTCACCCCGGCGCTGACGGCGCTCCCGGGAAAGCTGGCCCCGCTGCTCAAGCCGCTCTCCAAGGACGCGGAAGAGGTGCACCTGCTGGCCGAAGGGGAGAAAGCGGCCTTCGCGGTGATGCTCACCGGGCAGGTGGCCACCCGGCACGTGGAGGCCGCCGAGGCCGCGGTGCGGGCCCTGCGGCTGGAAGGGGCGGTGCTGGTTCCGAAGGAGGGCTCTCCTCGGCTCCTTGGCAAGCCCGCGCTGCGTTCGCTGTCCCCGCTGCGGCCGGAAGTCCCCCTGTACCTGCGACCGGATGCCTTCGCCCAGGCGCATGCGGAGGCCAACGTGGGCCTGGTCACCTCGGCCGTCTACGAGCTGGCCTCCCGCGAAACGGACTCCGTGCTGGAGCTGTACTCGGGCAACGGCAACTTCACCTTTCCTCTCGCCGCCACCGCCGCCTCCGTGCTCGGGGTGGAGTCCTCCCCCGTGGGCGTGGAGCTGGCCCAGCGCAGCGCCCGCGAGGGGGGGGTGACCCATGTCCGCTTCATCCAGGGCGATGCCCGCAGGGTGGTGCAGGGCCTCATCGGCGAGGGGCGAACATTCGACCTCTGTCTGGCCGATCCGCCCCGCACTGGCGCCCCCGGACTCGCACTCCAAGTATCATTACTGGGAGTGAAACGGGTGGTGTACGTGGCCTGCGATCCGGCGTCCCTGGCGAGGGATGCGGCGGGGCTGGTGGCGGCGGGGTACCGGCCCGTGGCGTTGCAGGTGGTGGACATGTTCCCGCAGACGCACCACGTGGAAGCAGTCATGTCGTTCGAGCGTTAG